From Sphingopyxis sp. USTB-05, the proteins below share one genomic window:
- the rimO gene encoding 30S ribosomal protein S12 methylthiotransferase RimO has translation MTVKTLPTQPKVGMVSLGCPKALVDSERILTKLRADGYGLSPDYAGADVVLVNTCGFLDSAKEESLEAIGEAMAENGRVIVTGCMGNEAEVIRARFPNVLAVTGAHQYEQVVDAVHDAAPPTQGPFIDLVPEGGLKLTPRHYSYLKISEGCNHSCSFCIIPDLRGKLVSRRIDAVLREAEKLVAAGTKELLVISQDTSAYGVDIRHDPRQWHGREVRAHMTDLARELGQLKTSEGHAPWVRLHYVYPYPHVDAVIPLMAEGLLTPYLDIPFQHASPSVLKRMKRPANEAKVLERLKSWRQIAPDISIRSSFVVGFPGETEADFQYLLDWLDEAQLDRVGAFRFEPVAGAQANALDDQVPEEVKEERYQRIMAKTAAISAAKLEAKIGRTLPVIIDEVGEADEEGSIGATGRSQADAPEIDGHVYLRDVAASLKAGDIVDVAIEDADEHDLFGVVV, from the coding sequence ATGACAGTCAAAACCCTCCCCACCCAGCCGAAGGTCGGCATGGTTTCGCTCGGCTGCCCCAAGGCATTGGTCGACAGCGAGCGGATTCTGACCAAGCTGCGCGCCGACGGCTACGGCCTGTCGCCCGACTATGCGGGCGCCGACGTCGTGCTCGTCAACACCTGCGGCTTCCTCGACTCGGCGAAGGAAGAGAGCCTCGAGGCGATCGGTGAAGCAATGGCGGAGAATGGCCGCGTCATCGTTACCGGCTGTATGGGGAACGAGGCCGAGGTTATTCGCGCGCGCTTCCCCAATGTGCTCGCGGTTACCGGCGCGCATCAATATGAGCAGGTCGTCGACGCTGTCCACGACGCCGCGCCGCCGACGCAAGGCCCCTTCATCGACCTCGTCCCAGAGGGCGGGCTGAAGCTCACGCCGCGCCACTACAGCTATCTCAAGATTTCCGAAGGCTGCAACCATAGCTGCTCCTTCTGCATCATCCCCGATCTGCGCGGCAAACTCGTCAGCCGCCGCATCGACGCGGTGCTGCGCGAGGCCGAAAAGCTTGTCGCCGCGGGGACCAAGGAACTGCTGGTCATCAGCCAGGACACATCGGCCTATGGCGTCGACATTCGTCACGACCCGCGCCAGTGGCACGGCCGCGAAGTCCGCGCGCATATGACCGACCTCGCGCGCGAACTGGGACAGCTCAAGACCAGCGAAGGCCATGCCCCATGGGTCCGCCTCCATTACGTCTACCCCTATCCGCACGTCGACGCAGTAATCCCGCTGATGGCCGAAGGGCTGCTGACTCCCTATCTGGACATCCCTTTCCAGCATGCGAGCCCGAGCGTCCTCAAGCGCATGAAGCGCCCCGCGAACGAAGCGAAGGTGCTCGAACGGCTGAAAAGCTGGCGCCAGATCGCCCCCGACATCTCGATCCGATCGAGCTTCGTCGTCGGCTTCCCGGGCGAGACCGAGGCCGATTTCCAATATCTTCTCGACTGGCTCGACGAAGCGCAGCTCGACCGCGTCGGCGCCTTCCGCTTCGAACCCGTCGCGGGAGCGCAAGCGAATGCGCTCGACGATCAGGTGCCCGAAGAGGTCAAGGAAGAGCGTTACCAGCGCATCATGGCAAAGACCGCCGCGATCAGCGCCGCCAAGCTCGAAGCCAAGATCGGCCGTACCCTGCCCGTCATCATCGACGAAGTCGGTGAAGCCGACGAAGAGGGCAGCATCGGCGCCACAGGCCGCTCACAGGCCGATGCGCCCGAAATCGACGGCCATGTCTATCTTCGCGACGTCGCGGCGAGCCTCAAGGCCGGCGATATCGTCGACGTCGCGATCGAAGACGCCGATGAGCATGACCTGTTCGGGGTCGTCGTCTAA
- a CDS encoding DUF4163 domain-containing protein codes for MAAASVTGAPPQGAADEAVKGAPASNVAEKTDLIDFGYAYPREAAQIPELAKALDGDRSVKRQALVAAAERDRAAAEKGGFPYRAHSHRQIWQRVTSTPRFLSLSAEIETYAGGAHGMQGFDTLIWDRNRRKQMKPLDLFQSGEAFDAAIREPFCAAIKRAKAAKGIVADEAPDSVFAKCPPASAQTVWLGSSDGRYLDRMTIAIAPYEIGPYAEGSYKINVPVTGALVKVVKEEFARDFLPVN; via the coding sequence GTGGCCGCGGCGTCGGTGACCGGCGCGCCGCCACAGGGGGCGGCCGACGAAGCGGTGAAGGGCGCGCCCGCGTCGAACGTTGCCGAAAAGACCGACCTGATCGATTTCGGTTATGCCTATCCCAGGGAAGCCGCTCAAATCCCCGAACTCGCAAAGGCGCTGGATGGCGACCGGTCGGTAAAGCGCCAGGCGTTGGTTGCAGCGGCGGAGCGCGACAGGGCGGCGGCAGAGAAGGGCGGATTCCCCTATCGCGCGCACAGCCATCGCCAGATTTGGCAGCGCGTGACCAGCACGCCGCGCTTCCTCAGCCTTTCGGCAGAGATCGAGACCTATGCCGGGGGCGCCCACGGTATGCAGGGCTTCGATACGCTGATCTGGGACCGCAACCGGCGCAAGCAGATGAAGCCGCTCGACCTGTTCCAGAGCGGCGAAGCGTTCGACGCGGCGATCCGCGAGCCGTTCTGTGCGGCGATCAAGCGCGCGAAGGCCGCGAAAGGGATAGTGGCCGACGAGGCGCCCGACAGCGTCTTCGCCAAATGCCCGCCCGCGTCGGCGCAGACGGTGTGGCTCGGCTCGTCGGATGGGCGTTACCTCGACCGCATGACGATCGCCATCGCGCCTTATGAAATCGGCCCCTATGCCGAGGGCAGCTACAAGATCAACGTCCCGGTCACCGGCGCTCTGGTCAAAGTCGTGAAGGAGGAGTTCGCGCGCGATTTTCTTCCAGTCAACTGA
- a CDS encoding M17 family metallopeptidase — MTDYSDLIQPDKGQDARPIHLVDKKGYDEWLKGRSARERAHLAAVGFKPDVFVHAILPGDDPDKWAVLTTVANTQKLSAWCLAKLGQILPEGRYRVEGQQPGKALFGWMSSQYRFDDYKSNPPTKGPRVLLTSDVGAIAPLVAEMRATALVRDLVNTPAADMGPAAIEKAAERIAKAHGGKFSVTKGEALEQGYPMIHAVGRAAAKHHAPRLIEIEWGKEDHPRVALVGKGISFDSGGLDIKPAAGMRLMKKDMGGAAHVLALAELVMASGLPVRLHCLVAAAENAISSDAFRPGDVLKSRKGLTVEIGNTDAEGRLVLGDALAKAGEAKPELIVDFATLTGAARVALGPDLPPLFANDDALADAMLAAGTDRDDPLWRMPLWDGYADLLETDIADLGNAGSSPFAGSITAALFLKRFIPDGVAWAHLDTFAWRPSAKPGRPKGGAALGLRATWAMLQARYDRRGKT, encoded by the coding sequence ATGACCGACTATTCCGATCTGATCCAGCCCGACAAGGGACAGGACGCGCGCCCGATCCACCTTGTCGACAAAAAGGGCTATGACGAATGGCTGAAAGGCCGCAGCGCACGCGAACGCGCACACCTTGCGGCGGTCGGTTTCAAACCCGACGTATTCGTCCATGCCATTCTGCCGGGCGACGATCCCGACAAATGGGCTGTCCTCACGACGGTTGCGAACACTCAGAAACTGTCGGCCTGGTGCCTTGCCAAGCTGGGACAGATCCTTCCCGAAGGCCGTTATCGCGTCGAAGGCCAGCAACCCGGCAAGGCGCTGTTCGGCTGGATGAGCTCGCAATATCGCTTCGACGACTATAAATCGAACCCGCCCACCAAGGGGCCGCGCGTGCTGCTGACCAGCGACGTGGGCGCCATCGCACCCTTGGTCGCCGAGATGCGTGCGACCGCGCTCGTCCGCGACCTCGTCAACACGCCCGCCGCCGACATGGGGCCTGCGGCGATCGAAAAGGCCGCCGAACGCATTGCGAAGGCGCATGGCGGCAAGTTCAGCGTGACCAAGGGTGAGGCGCTGGAGCAGGGATATCCGATGATCCATGCGGTCGGACGCGCCGCGGCGAAGCATCACGCGCCGCGCCTGATCGAGATCGAATGGGGCAAGGAGGATCATCCGCGCGTCGCACTGGTCGGCAAGGGGATCAGCTTCGACAGCGGCGGACTCGACATCAAGCCCGCGGCAGGCATGCGGTTGATGAAGAAGGATATGGGCGGCGCGGCGCATGTGCTCGCGCTTGCCGAACTGGTGATGGCTAGCGGCCTGCCGGTGCGATTGCACTGCCTTGTCGCCGCTGCCGAGAATGCGATTTCATCGGATGCCTTCCGCCCTGGCGACGTGCTGAAGAGCCGCAAGGGTCTGACGGTCGAAATCGGCAACACCGATGCCGAGGGCCGGCTCGTGCTCGGCGACGCGCTGGCAAAGGCCGGTGAAGCCAAACCCGAATTGATCGTCGATTTCGCGACATTGACCGGCGCGGCGCGCGTCGCGCTTGGTCCCGACCTTCCGCCGCTGTTCGCCAACGACGATGCGCTCGCCGATGCGATGCTCGCGGCGGGGACGGACCGCGACGACCCGCTTTGGCGGATGCCGCTGTGGGACGGCTATGCCGACCTGCTCGAAACCGACATCGCCGATCTCGGCAATGCGGGCAGTTCGCCCTTCGCCGGGTCGATCACTGCCGCGCTGTTTCTCAAACGCTTCATCCCCGACGGCGTGGCATGGGCGCATCTCGACACCTTCGCCTGGCGCCCGTCGGCAAAGCCCGGACGTCCGAAAGGCGGCGCCGCGCTGGGGCTCCGCGCCACCTGGGCAATGCTGCAGGCACGCTACGACCGCCGCGGAAAAACCTGA
- a CDS encoding inorganic phosphate transporter, whose amino-acid sequence MHELAFPLLVGLVILALAFDFLNGLHDAANSIATVVATRLLRPVQAVLFAAFFNFAAYFLSVIFPELHKVAETIGKGIIDKDLVTPAVVFGALVGAMFWNVVTWLKGIPSSSSHALVGGIVGAGVAHAGFEGIEWTGLNKTVIAIFLSPLLGMMLAMLVMLISSWALRRATASFAEKTFRHLHLLSSAAYSISHGLNDAQKTMGIITVLLYSTGYLGGEFHVPHWVAFSCYIAIALGTLSGGWKIIETMGGRITKLSHHQGFAASTGGSIMVFTASLLGIPVSTTHTITGSIIGAGVARRASAVRWGVAGNVVAAWFITIPASALVAAAFYGITRLF is encoded by the coding sequence ATGCACGAACTCGCTTTTCCGCTCCTCGTCGGCCTCGTCATCCTGGCGCTGGCGTTCGATTTCCTCAACGGTCTGCACGATGCCGCCAACAGCATCGCGACCGTCGTCGCCACGCGGCTGCTGCGGCCGGTGCAGGCGGTGCTCTTCGCTGCCTTCTTCAACTTTGCCGCTTATTTCCTCTCGGTCATCTTTCCCGAACTGCACAAGGTTGCCGAGACGATCGGCAAGGGGATCATCGACAAGGATCTGGTGACCCCCGCGGTCGTGTTCGGTGCGCTGGTCGGTGCGATGTTCTGGAACGTCGTCACTTGGCTCAAGGGCATTCCGTCGTCGTCGAGCCATGCGCTTGTTGGCGGTATCGTTGGCGCAGGCGTGGCACATGCGGGGTTCGAGGGGATCGAGTGGACCGGGCTCAACAAGACGGTCATCGCAATCTTCCTGTCGCCGCTGTTGGGCATGATGCTAGCGATGCTGGTGATGCTGATCAGCAGTTGGGCGCTGCGCCGCGCGACCGCGAGCTTCGCGGAAAAGACCTTCCGCCATCTCCACCTCCTGTCGTCGGCCGCCTATTCGATCAGCCACGGCCTGAACGACGCGCAAAAGACGATGGGGATCATTACCGTCCTTCTCTATTCGACCGGCTATCTCGGCGGGGAATTCCATGTCCCGCACTGGGTCGCGTTCAGCTGCTACATCGCGATCGCGCTCGGCACATTGTCGGGTGGGTGGAAGATTATCGAGACCATGGGCGGCCGCATCACCAAGCTGTCGCACCATCAGGGTTTCGCCGCGTCGACGGGCGGATCGATCATGGTGTTCACCGCCAGCCTGCTAGGCATTCCGGTGTCGACGACGCACACGATCACCGGCAGCATCATCGGCGCCGGCGTAGCGCGTCGCGCCAGCGCAGTGCGCTGGGGTGTCGCGGGCAATGTCGTCGCGGCATGGTTCATTACCATTCCGGCGAGCGCTCTCGTCGCCGCGGCTTTCTATGGGATTACCCGGCTTTTCTGA
- a CDS encoding DUF47 family protein has protein sequence MRQIAVLPYRFGGPAQDGPTEILLITSRETKRWVVPKGNPLTGITRHAAAAIEAEEEAGVIGAVCPTPIGSYEYRKRRANGASIMYNVEVFPLAVTNELDDWKEMDERDRKWFSFRDAASAVEEPDLQALIRSFGDGGFRAVAQPRSVAHNVADKTGVSWMFAWFQRLLPRQGNFFELFESHAATLVAGANALSRMLQGGEGMADHVQEIIEREHDADAITREVLQTVRRTFLTPFDRSAITDLIASMDDAIDEMQKTAGAVDLYDVTEFEPEMRDIGGIIVDAARLTAEALPLLRNIGANGPRLHELTERLVRMEGHADEIHAAGLKRLFREHGEANPTRFLIARELFRHLERVTDSFEDVANEIDGLVIDHA, from the coding sequence ATGCGCCAGATCGCGGTTCTTCCCTATCGATTCGGCGGTCCTGCGCAGGATGGTCCGACCGAAATCCTGCTGATCACCTCGCGCGAGACGAAGCGTTGGGTGGTGCCGAAGGGCAATCCGCTGACGGGCATCACGCGTCACGCCGCCGCCGCGATCGAAGCGGAGGAGGAGGCGGGGGTGATCGGTGCTGTCTGCCCGACGCCGATCGGCAGCTATGAATATCGCAAGCGCCGGGCCAATGGCGCGTCGATCATGTATAATGTCGAAGTCTTCCCGCTCGCCGTGACGAACGAACTCGACGACTGGAAAGAAATGGACGAACGCGACCGCAAATGGTTTTCGTTCCGCGACGCCGCGTCGGCCGTGGAAGAGCCCGATTTGCAGGCGCTGATCCGATCGTTCGGCGATGGCGGTTTTCGTGCCGTCGCCCAACCGCGGAGCGTCGCCCACAATGTAGCAGACAAGACAGGGGTTAGCTGGATGTTCGCATGGTTTCAGCGTTTGCTGCCGCGACAGGGAAATTTCTTTGAATTGTTCGAAAGCCACGCTGCGACGCTCGTCGCCGGTGCCAATGCCCTGTCGCGCATGCTTCAGGGTGGCGAGGGCATGGCCGACCATGTTCAGGAAATCATCGAGCGTGAGCATGACGCCGACGCGATCACCCGTGAAGTGCTCCAGACCGTCCGCCGCACCTTCCTGACGCCTTTCGACCGCAGCGCGATCACCGACCTGATCGCCTCGATGGACGATGCGATCGACGAGATGCAGAAGACCGCAGGCGCCGTCGACCTGTACGACGTCACCGAATTCGAGCCCGAGATGCGCGACATTGGGGGCATTATTGTCGATGCGGCGCGTTTGACGGCGGAGGCGCTGCCGCTGCTCCGCAATATCGGCGCCAACGGTCCGCGCCTCCACGAACTGACCGAACGGTTGGTGCGCATGGAAGGCCATGCCGACGAAATCCATGCCGCCGGCCTCAAGCGCCTGTTCCGTGAGCATGGCGAGGCGAACCCGACGCGCTTCCTGATCGCACGCGAACTCTTCCGCCATCTGGAACGCGTCACCGACAGTTTCGAGGATGTTGCGAACGAAATCGACGGTCTCGTCATCGACCACGCATAA
- a CDS encoding DUF423 domain-containing protein encodes MIGVFAAISAAIAVAAGAFGAHGASGPQEAEWLRTGGLYQLIHAVAAIAIMGIARGPAIMLLVGAALFAVTLYVMALGGPRWLGAVTPIGGTLLIAGWLWAGWLYWRN; translated from the coding sequence ATGATTGGCGTATTTGCGGCGATTTCGGCAGCGATTGCGGTGGCGGCGGGCGCATTCGGCGCGCATGGCGCATCGGGACCACAGGAAGCCGAATGGCTGCGCACCGGCGGGCTGTACCAGTTGATCCACGCGGTCGCGGCGATCGCGATCATGGGCATCGCGCGCGGGCCGGCAATCATGTTGCTCGTCGGGGCGGCGCTGTTCGCCGTCACCCTCTATGTCATGGCGCTTGGCGGGCCGCGTTGGCTGGGCGCGGTGACGCCGATCGGTGGGACCTTGCTGATTGCCGGCTGGCTTTGGGCCGGCTGGCTTTACTGGCGGAATTAA
- a CDS encoding DUF4403 family protein encodes MRLVRLTTATLLLAAALSACDRQTEVTAPPRATDKAPSPTQKSLIAVPINANTASLKQALERAVPRTLWTIDQRERACIQPQRVKVFGKKVKVTPPIACTIVGQVTRGPLRLRGEGSEIVVDVPLRATIAARDVGGVLKGETATGAAMAHARIRIELTPDWRTRGKARITYGWTKAPGIDFLGRRITFTDQADAKLKPVVADVEREVNREIAKIDIRKQAADVWRQSFTSLELNRENPPVWMRVTPQRILYGGYRVDGQRINLNLGLEAVTETFVSNRPADPTPTPLPRLVREIPKPHLDVRVPVIADYAQLQPVVDRALAKRSLRPFELPKVGPMMVKFGKSTIYGAEGGRIAVGVDVEAKLEIRSGEPTRGRIWMTAIPANKPGSAEVHFTDLVINGDTDGVGGDLLILLGRSEGFAPLIAEALTQNFTRDLGELQGKIKRAVDQRREGAFVIRTRVDSFETGEIKAYGNGLYLPVRMVGGASVDYRPR; translated from the coding sequence ATGCGTCTTGTTCGACTGACGACCGCGACATTGCTGCTGGCCGCCGCCTTATCCGCCTGCGACCGTCAGACCGAGGTCACGGCGCCACCGCGCGCCACCGACAAGGCGCCCTCTCCGACGCAAAAGTCGCTGATCGCGGTGCCGATCAACGCCAACACGGCATCGCTCAAGCAGGCGCTCGAACGCGCGGTCCCGAGGACGCTGTGGACGATCGACCAGCGCGAGCGCGCTTGCATCCAGCCCCAACGGGTCAAAGTCTTTGGCAAGAAGGTCAAGGTCACGCCGCCGATCGCCTGCACGATCGTCGGCCAAGTGACGCGCGGCCCGCTGCGACTGCGCGGCGAAGGGAGCGAGATCGTCGTCGACGTTCCGCTTCGGGCCACGATCGCGGCACGCGACGTCGGCGGCGTGCTCAAGGGCGAGACGGCAACCGGTGCCGCGATGGCGCACGCCCGCATCCGTATCGAGCTTACTCCCGACTGGCGCACCCGGGGCAAGGCGCGCATTACCTATGGCTGGACCAAGGCCCCCGGGATCGATTTTCTGGGCCGCCGCATCACCTTCACCGATCAGGCCGACGCGAAGCTGAAGCCCGTCGTCGCGGACGTCGAGCGCGAGGTAAACCGCGAGATCGCAAAGATCGATATCCGTAAACAGGCCGCCGACGTATGGCGACAGAGCTTCACGTCGCTTGAACTCAACCGCGAAAATCCGCCGGTGTGGATGCGCGTGACACCGCAGCGTATCCTTTATGGCGGCTACCGGGTGGATGGGCAGCGGATCAATCTGAATCTCGGGCTGGAAGCGGTAACCGAGACCTTCGTGTCGAACCGACCGGCCGACCCCACCCCCACGCCGCTACCCCGGCTGGTTCGTGAGATTCCGAAACCGCATCTCGACGTGCGCGTGCCCGTCATCGCGGATTACGCACAGCTTCAGCCCGTCGTCGACCGTGCGCTCGCCAAACGATCACTGCGGCCTTTCGAATTGCCAAAGGTCGGCCCGATGATGGTGAAGTTCGGCAAATCGACGATCTATGGCGCCGAAGGCGGTCGGATCGCGGTCGGCGTCGACGTCGAAGCAAAGCTGGAGATCCGCTCGGGCGAACCGACGCGCGGCCGCATCTGGATGACTGCGATCCCGGCGAACAAGCCGGGCTCGGCCGAGGTGCATTTCACCGATCTCGTCATCAACGGCGACACCGATGGTGTCGGCGGCGACCTCCTGATTCTCCTCGGCCGCAGCGAGGGTTTCGCGCCCTTGATCGCCGAGGCGCTGACGCAGAATTTCACCCGCGATCTTGGCGAGCTACAGGGAAAGATCAAACGCGCCGTCGATCAGCGGCGCGAGGGCGCCTTCGTCATCCGTACCCGCGTCGACAGCTTCGAGACGGGCGAGATAAAGGCCTATGGCAATGGACTCTACCTGCCGGTGCGGATGGTCGGCGGCGCAAGCGTCGATTATCGTCCGCGCTGA
- a CDS encoding NAD(P)/FAD-dependent oxidoreductase, which yields MAGTATTERPADAKAAPVDQDVLIVGAGISGIGMAVHLQMNSPDRSFALVERREQLGGTWDLFRYPGIRSDSDMHTLGFVFEPWKHEKSIADGPSILEYLNRIVDERHIRERIRFDSKVVGADWDSAAARWTVTMEDSKGATSTTTARWLYLGSGYYDYDEPFDAQFAGREDFKGQIIHPQFWPKDLDYKDKKVVVIGSGATAVTIVPSMKEAAHVTMLQRTPTWYFIRPAKDGFANFLRKFLPEGLAYKITRFKNVRLQDIAFRRAREKPEKVKEFLTKKLQASLGDRYDAKAFTPPYNPWDQRLCLVPDADFFEAMKADRASVVTDHIEKFDATGIQLKSGKHLDADIIVTATGLKLAVAGKIPVRVDGAPVDWHDHFYYKACMFSNVPNFSAVFGYLNASWTLRADIVSEYVCRVLNHMRDTRTTVATPALADPSSLEEENVFDFSSGYIQRSLHIMPKSTVALPWRLSQNYVQDRIDMRTGAIADGVLTFSNARAAAATAPAELEAAE from the coding sequence ATGGCAGGCACGGCGACGACGGAACGCCCCGCAGACGCGAAGGCTGCACCGGTCGATCAGGATGTGCTGATCGTCGGCGCGGGAATTTCGGGCATCGGCATGGCGGTGCATTTGCAGATGAACTCGCCCGACCGCAGCTTTGCCCTCGTCGAGCGTCGCGAACAGCTTGGCGGTACCTGGGACCTCTTCCGCTATCCCGGTATCCGATCTGACAGCGACATGCACACGCTCGGTTTCGTCTTCGAACCATGGAAGCACGAAAAGTCGATCGCCGACGGCCCGTCGATCCTCGAATATCTCAACCGCATCGTCGACGAACGCCATATTCGCGAGCGCATTCGTTTCGACAGCAAGGTCGTCGGTGCCGACTGGGACAGCGCCGCCGCGCGCTGGACGGTGACGATGGAGGACAGCAAGGGCGCGACGTCGACCACAACCGCGCGCTGGCTTTATCTCGGGTCGGGCTATTACGACTATGACGAGCCCTTCGATGCGCAATTCGCGGGCCGCGAGGATTTCAAGGGTCAGATCATCCATCCGCAGTTCTGGCCGAAAGATCTCGACTATAAGGACAAAAAGGTCGTCGTGATCGGATCGGGCGCAACCGCGGTGACGATCGTCCCTTCGATGAAGGAAGCCGCCCACGTCACGATGCTTCAGCGCACTCCGACCTGGTATTTTATCCGGCCGGCGAAGGACGGCTTCGCGAACTTCCTCCGCAAATTCCTGCCCGAGGGGCTCGCGTACAAGATCACGCGGTTCAAGAACGTCCGCCTTCAAGATATCGCGTTCCGTCGCGCGCGCGAGAAGCCCGAGAAGGTCAAGGAATTCCTGACCAAGAAACTGCAGGCAAGCCTTGGCGACCGATATGACGCCAAAGCTTTCACCCCGCCCTACAACCCTTGGGACCAGCGCCTCTGCCTCGTTCCCGATGCCGATTTCTTCGAAGCGATGAAGGCAGACCGGGCATCGGTCGTGACCGATCATATCGAGAAATTCGATGCGACCGGTATCCAGCTCAAATCCGGCAAACATCTCGATGCCGACATCATCGTGACCGCCACTGGGCTGAAGCTCGCCGTCGCCGGCAAGATACCCGTGCGGGTCGATGGCGCCCCGGTCGATTGGCACGATCATTTCTATTACAAGGCGTGCATGTTCTCGAACGTGCCGAACTTCTCGGCCGTGTTCGGCTATCTCAACGCAAGCTGGACACTGCGCGCCGACATCGTGTCGGAATATGTCTGCCGCGTGCTCAACCATATGCGCGACACGCGCACCACCGTCGCGACGCCCGCCCTCGCCGACCCGTCGAGCCTTGAGGAAGAAAATGTCTTCGACTTCTCGTCGGGCTATATCCAGCGCTCGCTGCACATCATGCCGAAGAGCACGGTCGCGCTGCCCTGGCGGCTCAGCCAGAATTATGTGCAGGACCGCATCGACATGCGCACCGGCGCGATTGCCGACGGCGTGCTGACGTTCAGCAATGCGCGTGCGGCGGCCGCGACCGCGCCCGCCGAACTCGAAGCCGCGGAATAG